CATGTTGtagataaattaataaaagtaTTTCTGCGCTCTTGTGGATGGCTGTACCTGCTGTAATACTAATTTAAACAGTCTTGATTAGCCACTAGTCAAGACAACACATTTGTTTTTTCCTTAATCATCCATAAGTATGATTCCACATGCTAATACTAGAGATTAGAGAATTTAAAGCTTATAAACAAGCCATATGTATCTGATTGGAGATGGATGTCACAGGCAATATCTCCTATCTCAATTGATGTAACTATAGACATATCTGCTGGTTCTGATATTAGGATGTCAAATTCAAATCAAGCCGTCCTCTTCTCAGCAATTTACAATAGGAAAATGACTTTCTGATGGCCATGAACAGGAAAAGACTCGGATCAAGGATGGGGAGCTTGTGCTTACTTCCACTAAGACTAGAAAACAAGAGTTAGAATCTGCTCTCTAGtgatttcaaattctttcttggtTTCTTTTGCTTGTCTTTGCCATGCAATAATACTATCCTGCTCTGTTTGTTTTCTAGGAATAATTTTGAAGATGTTTTGGCCAAAAAGCAGAAAGTGCTTGGGAAATTTCAGGTATTATTGTGTGTATTTTCCCACAAAGGTAGTATCATATATACCCAAAAAGGAGGAGATTTGCTATATAAAAATCTCTAATTAGATTCTGTTGGACTAGTGCATTTATATCATCTAAATCTAGCAGGTAGAACAAGGACAATGAACCACATATCAGTACAGTTGATAGAGTGTTATTTTGAATGCTTTTGCTTGTCATCCTTAATTGCCTGTGATGCTTGTTGAGCAAAACTATTAACCACTTCTGCTGGTGATGAAACAGGAAATAATTAATGCTGCTTCATATGCTCCGCTACCACCTTCTGACGGGCTTGTGAAAAAGATTTCCAAGTTGTAAGATCTCTTCACCATTTTCTTCTCTGCAGTTCCCGTTTTCGCCACTCTTTTGTATCTGTAATCTAGTACCAATTCTTACTATTTCAGGGCTGTTATGGGGAAGGAAAATAATTTTGCATGAGAAGGAAGTCTATGTGATATAAAAAGAAAGCTCGCGGATGATGGATTTGTGAAATCAAAAGTTTACTGAAGAAACTCTGGTTTGTAGTTTCTTCTGCTGTTgattataattcaaaatttgtgGATGAAAGGGTCCATGTGCTAGATGACAGGAGGcatattttttgtttcttttaatCCACAACTGACTCGATGACACTTTCAAAGACGTCGTGTATTAGCATCTACCATTTTTCATAAGATATGGTTATGTTATTCTCATAGGCTGTAACCACAAATAATCCATTGTTTCTAAGAACATGAACTTCTAGGACACAGAAAATTTGAGGTAGATGTGGTTGACAGATTGCACAGAGTTCTTTTGAGTTAACTTAACATACTATGTGTTTATATTTTGTGTCTAGCGCGTTCAAATTATGTGCCCCGAACATGGATACTAGTATGTCAACACGATGAAATTCGAAAATTTTGGGCAAGAACTGAAGTTATAACTTATCTGCTGCTAATTAGTTTGTTCTTACTTCTTTCTTTGAATGAGTGTTTCTCGTTATAGCAACTACCAATGTTGATATGCATCATGCAGTTTGATGTTAACACTCTATAGATCATTGGAGGTTTTAGAAATGATTGGCTGTCATTATCACCATGATCATCATTTATTAAGTTGGGGTTGAAATGATTCTATCAAAGACGACTCCGTTTTCGGGGCTTGAACCTGAGATTTCTAGTTAAGAATGAGGGGTACTTTGTACCCCACCACAACCTTTAAGGATCGTTTGGTATGAGGGATTATTTTATCATGCATTTGGTTAGTAGTATTAGTTAATCCTGTGATTATTTATCCAATCATTTGTATCTGTGATGGGATAAGTTAATAACTAATCACGTGAATATCCCAATTTGTAGGATAACTTTGTCGATCATATCCTCcataccaaacgaccccttaatgACATTGATACTACTTTGCAATTAGCAACAACGGCTTGTTGGCAGTCTCACAGAGTTAGCAAGAGTAAGTTAAAGCGACAAGGAATAGGAAGGTGACTCTTGTGGATTgccctttcttttcctttcctgGGCTAGGTAACCGTTAATGGAATATCCGAAATTTCTTCATCTGAATGAGCCAAAAAAGAGTGCCAAACTCTCTTTGTTTCGGGATCGAAAAGGAAACACTTGCGCGGATTACAGGTGACAGTTACAAGAATGGCGGGTAAGTTAACAGTACCCGACAACATTTAGGGATGTATGTAGACCCTATTCAGTATCGTCTTTGTGAATATTAATGTGTCCTGTCTTTCATGTTGTATCCCTAAGGTTACGATCCGTTGGGTTGAGAAAGGAACTGTGGCTTGTTGACAGTCGAACAGAGTTAGCAAGAGTAAGTTCAAATGCTCTTTGTTGATCAACCATATCAAGAACATCGCCTGTAGATGTTAAAAGTGCGTGACAgtcatctaaaaatttaatctGTTAGATGAAATGGTCTCACTGTTAAACGTGACATTAGAATAAGCAGATGTACGGAGAGAAAAGTCATATGCCCATTCTCTCTTTTACCATCTTCTGGAAACCAATTCGCTCTACCTTGTTCTGCATAGTATTTTGACCTATTTTTTACCTGCCTCACTTTGTTCGTACAACTCTCACCCCAAACCTGTTCTGCTCCGTTaaagttttcttttattttttatccacttaagaaaaagaaatgcAATCTTTCATGGCACATCAATTCAatcttctacttttccttttgtttCAAATGCTATCAAACAATATACAACTCCAATGCCAACAAAATCACACCAGCATAAACCCAACTGGCAAACCAAATATTCAACTTTGTGAGGATCTAATATACATAACCCAAAAATGCCcaaaaaaacattttaaaaaatgagaagaaatctATGAAAAAAATGCAAAAGAATTCCACCATCTAATTTCTTTCCATCTGATTAAGTCTTGGTAACAAACTTACTCGATACCTATATGTAGATAGAGGGTACTTGAAGAATTAGTTGAGGTTTGCACAAATTGATTAAACACCTAAATTCACTTCCGAATCACAAACTCCTCACCAGATTCTCTATCAAACCTTCTAATCCATTTCCTTTCCATCCTCCCACCGGAACCAATCTTTCCGGCTCCGGCAGCCCCTACATGAGCAATATCCAATCCTTTTCCGACCGGTAAAAAAACCGACCGAACGATTCTTGATTTTCCGTCAAGAACACTCCTCCATCTGAAATCTGAAACAGCTCTGGAACTCACATTTTTACATACCAAAACTGCTCCCCTGTTTCCTAATTTAACCACCTTCAATATCCTcgaaaaatcatttttttcacaATCCAACACCAAAAAATCGATCCCCGTTAATGTCTCTAATGTTTCCTCCGGCTCACCGATAACAATTTCCGGTGACATTCCGGTGATTTTATCCATAATTGATGATTCGTACTCTGTTTTTGAATCTTCGTTTGGGACAATGCAAGTATGCCTACCACCTGTTTGATGAATTGCGTTAGAGAGGCCAATGCTGGTTGATGTAGCCCCGCCTCGAGACCACGTCTCTACGATCATCTGCGCGTCCCATCCTGCAGCCATGGCTGAGATTAAATCTGCTTCGGTGGATTCTTGCAATAACTCACACTGCAAAATGATCGAGAAAATGAGGTGTAGATTCATAATAGGCATATAGAAATTATTGTACGTAACATCAAAAGTGTTGATTTCAAAAGATGGAACATCTAATGTAACTTATTGGATTGTTGCGAGCAGAAGGAATGGGGTGCACTCTGGGAGAATGGATTTATTAATGAATTGTCTTATTGGGAATAACAAGAGCATTTCTTGGAACTCAAAGTTTCATATCTGAAGCGAGTTTTCATGAAGTTGCTTTAATTGAGAAATGGGAGAAAATGTGTGATCTTTCATGGAAATACATGAAGATTTTATATATGGGGAAAAAGACACGAATAAAGAGGAATAACAAATCGATGAAAAAACATGAAACTATTCTATTTCAATAAAGGTATTGGCTAGTTTTTCCTGCCAAAGAAAAAAGATACGAATGAAGAGGAATAACTAATCGATGGAAGAACATGAAATCCTTCTGATTCAATAGAGGTAGGATAGACGGATGAGAGAAATAAAGCATGTGAATGGTTGGATTTTGCGAGCTGTTCCATTCACCACTAGACATGATTTCAAAAGTCGTACGAGAATGAATACCACATAAAAGAATCAAGACCAGACACCCTAGTAGAACGTCTAATAGATCCATTCTGAATCAACCAAATTGGTACATAAGTTGTAACATAAGAAAACCACGAAAAAATAGCTTTAATTGAAACAAAAACTTGTCCTTATTTGAATTAAGACATGAATGATGATGcataatttgaatgaaaatctCAATAAAAAAGGGAATGGAAATGGAAATAATACATGTATAACATCTCTTTTGAACTCATTGACTCTAAATTCTGAATTCGTGGAACAAAAAATGAAGATTAGACTTACCGATTTAACAGTATCAAGATAAGCTTTAGATGCTTTGTCAGGAGACCAAACCAACTTCATCTCTCTCTGAATATCTTGTttatgaatcatatttgtaattTTTGTGTGAAATTTGTGAATTTCTTTACACCAAAGTTTGAAATTATATGTTAGCACAATGTCTAAAAATGTGTTAAGAGTTTTATAGGAGACAAAAAAGAAGTTAAATTAATGAGTTTCTAAAAAAAGCATGAAATGAAAAGGTCAGTTTTTAGAGAGTTGACATTAAATCCAGGCAAATCCAACGTGGGAGGATTAGAATTAAAATTTGTAGATTTAATTGGAATCTTTCCTTCTTTTAATATATGCCTCTAATTCTTCTAACTCTAAAAAAAAGTAAGTTTTTATCCTAACTAAGATAAGAAGTAATTCTACATATCAAATATTtagtaattcaaaaattagACAATAATCTAttataaccgattaaattgtaTTGACAATTTAAATATTCTTTATATATTAGTGAGAGATTTTTCTTGTTGAAATTACATCggatatattgttgttattaaCTATTAATGAATTGTTTGCTTTATGCACTAATTATGAGAAGATTGCCATTAGAGGATTGCTTATAAATTGTTATGAGGTGATTTATAATGAAGAATTGTTATACATAAATTACTtgttttaaaatgaaaattttatctttaGATAGTTTAATCTCTACGATGCTTATACACATATTGTTATCCAATATTTCATTTTGTATAAAATAATACGTAGATATTCATTTAACCGAGTACGGACATTACTTAATATCACCAATCAAGTGTTCTATTAGTTATCTGGCAattaatttttctcattttatgagaaattttatattgatacacgtatttttattttaaattctatTCCGCGTAGAATAATACGATCGAATCTTTTGCTGCCAATTTACATATATTTATCTATACTTTGTGCTCATTGGCCGGTTACTTGGTGAGATTGACATGTCATGTCTATCTCCTATGACCAtatcttttctatttttggatatttttataACTCATTACTTGATTAATTCGAATTCGTTCGTACATTAAAGAATAATGTATTTTCTATtaggattttataaaatatcttATCCATTTACATCATAATCATTGAAAGTTAAAGTACTTGGATGATAAACGGAAttaccatttttatttttataaattctgAATTTTATCATAACATCTTCAAGTACTAATAGCCATTTAATATAAATGCATAATCTAAACAAAAATTACTAAGTTTGATAAAATCTGTATCTACATTCTATCTTTTTCTGACTTGGATATTTCACTTTTTAATGATGTAAAAGTAATTTGTTATTTCAACTTCAACCTGAAATATAGAAAGTGAAATATAGAAATCAGAGGAAGCTGTAAAAGTAATTTGTTATTTCAA
The genomic region above belongs to Solanum dulcamara chromosome 5, daSolDulc1.2, whole genome shotgun sequence and contains:
- the LOC129890322 gene encoding uncharacterized protein LOC129890322, yielding MIHKQDIQREMKLVWSPDKASKAYLDTVKSCELLQESTEADLISAMAAGWDAQMIVETWSRGGATSTSIGLSNAIHQTGGRHTCIVPNEDSKTEYESSIMDKITGMSPEIVIGEPEETLETLTGIDFLVLDCEKNDFSRILKVVKLGNRGAVLVCKNVSSRAVSDFRWRSVLDGKSRIVRSVFLPVGKGLDIAHVGAAGAGKIGSGGRMERKWIRRFDRESGEEFVIRK